Genomic segment of Catharus ustulatus isolate bCatUst1 chromosome 3, bCatUst1.pri.v2, whole genome shotgun sequence:
ACCAAGAGCTTGCAGAACCCTTGCTGGTGCTTTATAGAGAATAGGCTGTTCACAAAATTTTAACTGTCCTCTTTCTGGccatgtgaaaagaaaaaaagacattaagtACTTCCTTAATACATACTTTTCCATACTGGTAGTTGCTGAGGTTACCACAGGATTGCTTTggttctttgtatttttaaaactacataTAGAAGGGCAGAGATCTAGGACAATATTTCCCTACTAAGACATTCTTCAAACTACAGAAAAGTTTATTGAAACCTTGCCTTGCAAAATGGAGAACAGACCCTACAGAATTCAGCATTCTTCAGCCTACACTTGGCTAAAATataaatggttttttttcctgagaattgTGTTCTGTTCTACTTTGAGTTAACCCCATATTTGCCTTCTACTGCTACCTACTATTGATGTGCCTCTCACTTGGCAAGCACTGATCTCATTGTCATTTCCCCATGTGCCTGATTGTAAAGCATAGAGGAGATATAAGGAGCTACAATAATGATGCAGGTGTGTCCCACATTGAGCTATTCTTTGGTTTGGCAAAGAGAAATGAAGTCTACTGCTAAGCTCTGCCTCATATGCATATGTCTGAATGTCCTCATCTTAGGAGAATGTCCAAAGATATCCCTAGCAGCCTCAAATGAAAACTCACTACATGCAAATCAAATTCTGTATAAAAAAAAGGACCTTAGAAACAAACCTATCAAGAGGGCTTTTCTCACAAAAACATTAATTACAACTTTAAATTACTGAACTCTGATGAACAAAGCATAACATTCCCTCATATGTGAGGCCCAATTCAAAACACAAAGGAGGAGCACTAAGTACGGATTTTTCTGTGATATTCATTGCTTGCCCTATTCTTTAATCCTTTCtggtctgaaaaaaaacctttccccagctgtttctggaatgttttggaaaaaaaaaaaaaaaaaaaagatataaactTTGGCCCTATTAGGGTTAATGCTTTTGCATAGACTTACATGACCATAAACTGGTCAACTAGTAGAGGTCTTCTGCTAACATTGTGACTGAGAACAGGAAGAATACAGCCACAATAATATACAGCTGTCTACTAAAAGTATTGCATACAGACATCTTTGGCCATGCAGTCTCTTGGCCTTCTGGAAATAAGTGAGCTGCATTGCtaacatgacaaaaaaaatagcaatgttGAGAATCAGAAAGAGGCGAGTATAAGAAGCTGATATTGATGGGGCACTTCGAGCAGTCGCCACCATTTGTGCCGGCCCTGATCGGCCTTGGATTGACAGCCCAGTTTTGTGCTTCACATAAGTGATATCTGCAAAATCCAGAAGATCTTTCATTTCCTCATCTTCGTCTACAGGCAACTCTTTTTGTGCTTGAGTCTGTGCCTTTTGTCgcacttttctttcatttaccTCAATTTGTGCAAAAATGTCAGGAACGGCATCAACAAATTTGTAGCCTTTGGCtacctttctgtttttctttgctctgccacgctgctgctgctgctgcctctgtgagATTGCAAATATCCTGTCAATGGCCTCCTCTGTCTGTCTCTTATCTGAAAACCTCAGCAGACGCTCAGCAGTCTTCCTAAAGCTGGCCGTGTTGCGTACACGAGACAGGATCTGCTTCTCAAGCTGTTGGAAAACGGGCTTAAAATGTTGCAGGTTCCTCTCCACGATCCCTGTGTAGTCCTTCACTTCTGGCACTGTGGAGCTCCTAATGGCAGAGGCTCGGTCAAAGACAATTTTCTGGCGATCTGCAATAACCTGTGCAAAGGCAGAGCGGGAGCCATCCTCGGCAGGCCACAGGTACACGGCGTAGGCATGCTCACCAGTGGTCACAAAAACATCCAGCTGTGGGGAATCTCCACGCACAGTGAAGCTCTGCACGTCCACAGAGGGCCCGATGAAAAGGTAGATGGCCCTGGTGATGGGGCGCCGCAGCAGGGTCGTTACATTCACGTAGTTTGTTCCATTGTAGGGGTAGCCCCGGGGATACATCCTTGAGGCAATGGTGGCTTTCTCACTGTGGCCAGTGTCGTCCATCCAGTACATCTTATATATCCCATCACGTTGCCTAATGAAGGCCCCATGGACATCATCAACAACTGTTTCTTCAAAAGGCACATCCACATTGTGGAAGAAACTGGTCGCTGCCTCCAGAGGGCTGTCATCTTCTAGGTGGATTTGGTCCACTAGCAAGAGAAGCTGGGGATGGAGAAGTACAAGGTTTCGCTGCAATTTTCTCAGCTTCAGTTTAGGATTATATGCACCCACTCCTTCTCCCCTGATAAAAACTACCCCGCTTCTCTCTGTGGCGGCAACAACTCGTCCCTGACAGTCGCCAGCCAAGTCATGTTTATATTTAAGCCACTTTGAGGAACAGTCTTCTGTAATCTGCCCTTCCCATGGGGAGAAGCAGCTCTTAGACACAGCAGGGGAAAACATCAgcacattatttaaaaaagtatattttggCCCATACAGAGCTTCTGTTATGAAAGGTACGCCATTGGGAGCGAAAGTAAAGGAGTTCTGGTCTGGGTGTTCGTGGCCAGCATTAAAGTTCCTCCACCCCTTGATCCATTCTTTGTACTTGTTCTTATGAACAATATCATATATTGCACGTCCTCCCAACTTTCCTGActtgaaggaaaggaaaggccTGTTGATTTCAGCTGGCAAAGCACTTCCATAAGTTACCACTCCCCAGTCCTCAAAATAATGCAGCTTAGGAACCCCATAGTCTGGTGGAGGCACAGAGCGCAAACTTGCATCATACCTGcaaaaaaagatgagaaaaatggggtgaaaaatcACCTGATTGATTCCACTATCAGCACTTgtacaaaactcaaaaaacaaTTCACTATTCATATCAAGGAGCAAGCCAACAATATAAAACCCATAGTTATGCTTCCTAATCACAAAGCTGTGATTATTATTCATCATACTAATCCCTACATAAATTCGTTGTGCACTTTTTATAAAACAATAGCTGAAAGCATCTGCTCTGCATCTAAAGCAAGCAGTCTTTCCGCAGTTCAAAAATAGGAGTACCACTAATTTCAAACTAGCCATGTTTTGTCCTATGTAGTCATAAAGCTAGTGACTATAACACCGATCTTAAAAAAAGGCAGATTAGACCAGGCTGCAGACTCTGCCTAGACATCAGCATTTGTGCCTATTTACTGACTACTTAGCAAAGAGAAGCAGAGTATCTGTTTCCCCAAAATGATGATTACAGAAGTCTGTAGTCTTCAAACAGAATaggcaataaattaaaaattaatgaaaaggcATTCTAAATtataaacatttattatttttatcagtTAATGTATGTTAGTTTCTTTCTCCAAACTTGgctgaagaaaaatgttcatgTTTTTTCTTGAATAAATTTTAAGATGTAagacattttgtttaaaaagaagcCTTAATTCCAGAAGagattaaaattataataattttatctatgggaattaaaacaaaaatccacaaCAAAACTTAACCTTCTGGCATTATTTTTAAgcaaccaaaataaacaaaaccatatTAAGCCCACTAACATTTTTGTTAGACAGTTTTGGAATCAGATTTATTCTTAAAACTAACCAGGAGCTTCTGGCAGACTCTAGGCAGTCCCAGAAATTCCATGAAGACAAAGGAGAAAACAGTGATGGGATGAGGTTGTAGAGGAGAGATTCTGTATTTTGCAAGTAACAAGATGAAGGCTGCTTGGAGCCTAACAAACACGCACTCTAATGTGCACATCATAAGTGCAAATCAACAGATATTCAGTATGATTTTTTGTGCAAGAGAGAGAGAGTTAACACTGACTcgtcaaaaatatatttatctccACAAATTAACAGAATTCATATGTGGATCTAAAGCAtcttgggtttttaaatttattagtTTTAGAAGATTGATGTAGAAGTTAGCTGTAAATTGGTAAACTGCATGGATAAATATCCATCTAGTCATCTACCatggcatttttttccaagcataACTTGCAAATTAGTGTGCAAATCCAGTTAACAGTAGCATCACTGCTTGGATTATTTAGCTTTTAAAAGGAAGTTTATACTATTTTacagaagttttaaaagaaaactatgCTTTAAATATTTACCTAATTAATTATAAAAGAACACAAGTATTAAATCCCGTTAGAATAGACCAAATCGAACAAAGACTACATACAGGCAAATTTTTGATTCCTTTGGAATGACCTGTATTCTATGAAAGCGATAAACGGTGGAAAGAAACCATAAAAGCAGATGAAGGACAAGACCAGGGTGTTCCCTGTGGCATCCTGTACTGTGCAAGTG
This window contains:
- the DSE gene encoding dermatan-sulfate epimerase isoform X2 is translated as MYETSYRRGWGFQYLHNHQPTNCVALLAGSLVLMNQGYLQEAYLWTKQVLAIMEKSVVLLQEVTDGSLYEGVAYGSYTTRSLFQYMFLVQRHFDINHFSHPWLKQHFAFMYRTVLPGFQRTVAIADSNYNWFYGPESQLVFLDKFVMRNGSGNWLAEQIRRNRVVEGPGTPSKGQRWCTLHTEFLWYDASLRSVPPPDYGVPKLHYFEDWGVVTYGSALPAEINRPFLSFKSGKLGGRAIYDIVHKNKYKEWIKGWRNFNAGHEHPDQNSFTFAPNGVPFITEALYGPKYTFLNNVLMFSPAVSKSCFSPWEGQITEDCSSKWLKYKHDLAGDCQGRVVAATERSGVVFIRGEGVGAYNPKLKLRKLQRNLVLLHPQLLLLVDQIHLEDDSPLEAATSFFHNVDVPFEETVVDDVHGAFIRQRDGIYKMYWMDDTGHSEKATIASRMYPRGYPYNGTNYVNVTTLLRRPITRAIYLFIGPSVDVQSFTVRGDSPQLDVFVTTGEHAYAVYLWPAEDGSRSAFAQVIADRQKIVFDRASAIRSSTVPEVKDYTGIVERNLQHFKPVFQQLEKQILSRVRNTASFRKTAERLLRFSDKRQTEEAIDRIFAISQRQQQQQRGRAKKNRKVAKGYKFVDAVPDIFAQIEVNERKVRQKAQTQAQKELPVDEDEEMKDLLDFADITYVKHKTGLSIQGRSGPAQMVATARSAPSISASYTRLFLILNIAIFFVMLAMQLTYFQKAKRLHGQRCLYAILLVDSCILLWLYSSCSQSQC
- the DSE gene encoding dermatan-sulfate epimerase isoform X1, whose translation is MRTHTRGAPSVFFIHAVCFAFACGAREDQDTMVPFVNANYDSYPMLYFSKGDVETLRLQASTTHQHIATRLIEAVQTMLSNPLEYLPPWDPKEFSARWNEIYGNNLGALAMFCVLFPENLEAINMAKDYMERMAAQPSWLVKDAPWDEVPLAHSLVGFATAYDFLYSYLSKIQQERFLEVIANASGYMYETSYRRGWGFQYLHNHQPTNCVALLAGSLVLMNQGYLQEAYLWTKQVLAIMEKSVVLLQEVTDGSLYEGVAYGSYTTRSLFQYMFLVQRHFDINHFSHPWLKQHFAFMYRTVLPGFQRTVAIADSNYNWFYGPESQLVFLDKFVMRNGSGNWLAEQIRRNRVVEGPGTPSKGQRWCTLHTEFLWYDASLRSVPPPDYGVPKLHYFEDWGVVTYGSALPAEINRPFLSFKSGKLGGRAIYDIVHKNKYKEWIKGWRNFNAGHEHPDQNSFTFAPNGVPFITEALYGPKYTFLNNVLMFSPAVSKSCFSPWEGQITEDCSSKWLKYKHDLAGDCQGRVVAATERSGVVFIRGEGVGAYNPKLKLRKLQRNLVLLHPQLLLLVDQIHLEDDSPLEAATSFFHNVDVPFEETVVDDVHGAFIRQRDGIYKMYWMDDTGHSEKATIASRMYPRGYPYNGTNYVNVTTLLRRPITRAIYLFIGPSVDVQSFTVRGDSPQLDVFVTTGEHAYAVYLWPAEDGSRSAFAQVIADRQKIVFDRASAIRSSTVPEVKDYTGIVERNLQHFKPVFQQLEKQILSRVRNTASFRKTAERLLRFSDKRQTEEAIDRIFAISQRQQQQQRGRAKKNRKVAKGYKFVDAVPDIFAQIEVNERKVRQKAQTQAQKELPVDEDEEMKDLLDFADITYVKHKTGLSIQGRSGPAQMVATARSAPSISASYTRLFLILNIAIFFVMLAMQLTYFQKAKRLHGQRCLYAILLVDSCILLWLYSSCSQSQC
- the DSE gene encoding dermatan-sulfate epimerase isoform X3; amino-acid sequence: MGFPVPSQPPAYQLCGPAGWKPGSDESRYDASLRSVPPPDYGVPKLHYFEDWGVVTYGSALPAEINRPFLSFKSGKLGGRAIYDIVHKNKYKEWIKGWRNFNAGHEHPDQNSFTFAPNGVPFITEALYGPKYTFLNNVLMFSPAVSKSCFSPWEGQITEDCSSKWLKYKHDLAGDCQGRVVAATERSGVVFIRGEGVGAYNPKLKLRKLQRNLVLLHPQLLLLVDQIHLEDDSPLEAATSFFHNVDVPFEETVVDDVHGAFIRQRDGIYKMYWMDDTGHSEKATIASRMYPRGYPYNGTNYVNVTTLLRRPITRAIYLFIGPSVDVQSFTVRGDSPQLDVFVTTGEHAYAVYLWPAEDGSRSAFAQVIADRQKIVFDRASAIRSSTVPEVKDYTGIVERNLQHFKPVFQQLEKQILSRVRNTASFRKTAERLLRFSDKRQTEEAIDRIFAISQRQQQQQRGRAKKNRKVAKGYKFVDAVPDIFAQIEVNERKVRQKAQTQAQKELPVDEDEEMKDLLDFADITYVKHKTGLSIQGRSGPAQMVATARSAPSISASYTRLFLILNIAIFFVMLAMQLTYFQKAKRLHGQRCLYAILLVDSCILLWLYSSCSQSQC